The genomic segment CACCGCCCTCGGCCTGGCCGCGGTCGCGCTCGGCGTCGTCGCGGCGGTGCCGCCCCTGCTGCGCCGCCGGGCCGCGCTGCGCACCGACTGACTGACCCCTTGCCGCCACCCCACCACCCAGCCATCGAGGTGATCTTCCATGACCGCAGGCGTACCCGAATCCGAGGACCGACCGACCTTCACCCCCGGACGACCGGTGGTGTTCCGCAACGCGACCATCCTGACCATGGAGAACGGCGCCGTCATCGACGGCGGTGACCTGCTTGTCGTCGGCGAGCGGATCGCCGAGGTCGGGCAGGGGATCGCCGCGCCCGACGACGCCGTCGAGATCGACGCGACCGGCGGCATCCTGATGCCCGGCATGGTGGACACCCACCGGCACATGTGGCAGACCGCGCTGCGGGGCCTCGGCGCGGACTGGACCCTCACCCAGTACTTCGTCTTCTACTACCTCACCTGGGGCAAGATCTTCCGGCCCGAGGACATCCACGCCGGCAACGTACTGTCGGCGATCGAGGCCATCGACTCGGGTGTCACCACCACCCTGGACTGGTCGCACGGTCTGCAGACCGTGGAGCACGGCGACGCCGCGGTCGACGCGCTCCGGTCGGTGCCCGGCCGGTTCGTGCTGGCCTACGGCAACCTGCTCGGCGCCCCGTGGGAGTGGACCCACAGCCCGGAGTTCCGCGGCTTCGTCCGGCGCCACTTCGACTCCCCGGACGACATGCTCGGGCTGCAGTTGGCCTTTGACGTCACCGCCGACCCGGCGTTCCCGGAGAAGGCCGCCTTCGAGGCCGCCCGCGACCTGGGCCTGCGGGTCACCACCCACGCCGGGGTGTGGGGCGCCACCAACGACGACAGCATCCGGCTGATGTGGGAGCACGACTTCATGACGCCGGACGTCACCTACGTGCACGCGGCCACCCTGACCGAGGACTCGTACCAGCGGATCGCCGCCACCGGCGGGACCGTCTCGGTCTCCACCGAGAGCGAGCAGAGCGCCGGCCAGGGCTACCCACCCACCTGGCAGCTGCGCCGGCACGGCATCCCGGTGTCACTGTCGATGGACACCAGCGTCTGGTGGAGCGCCGACCTCTTCTCCGCGATGCGGGCCACCCTCTCGGCGGACCGGTCCCGCGAGCACCACGAGGCACACGCCCGGGGTGAGACCGTGGTGCACAACCACCTGCGGGCCGAGCAGGTCGCACACTGGGCCACCATCGGCGGCGCGCAGGCGCTCGGCCTGGACTCGGTGACCGGCAGCCTGGTCGCCGGCAAGAAGGCCGACATCGTGCTGATCCGCAACGACCGGTCCCCGGCGCTCTATCCGCTGCTGCACCCGTACGGCAGTCTGGTCTTCCAGGCCGGTCGCGGCGACGTGCACACCGTGCTGGTCAACGGGAAGGTCGTCAAGCACGACCACGAGCTGATCGGGGTCGACCTCGACGCGGCGCGGGCCGCCGTCGGGCGCACCGTCGAGTACGCCCGTTCCACAATGGGCGACGAGGCGTGGCAGCAGAGCCTCACCCCGGAACTGCCGCCCACCGAGCGGGTCCCCAACCCCTACACCTACACCGACTACGACGGCGGCAGCACCCGGCACCGCGCCCAGCGCGAGGCGCCGGCAGCCGCCCAGCAGCCGGCGAACTAGGCGGCGCAGGCGGGATCAGTACGCGTAGCGGCGCACGTTCTCCGGATGCAGGACGATCCGGACCTGCTCCTCGGCCAGAATCCCGGCCAGGTCGGCGGCTCGGACCGGATCGCCGAGATCCCAGTAGCGGGCGGCCAGGCGGGCGGCGAGATCGTGCGCGCCGTCCGTCTCGATCGTGGTGCGGCCGGCGACGGAGACCCATCGCTCGCGTTCGGTGACCGGGGC from the Solwaraspora sp. WMMD1047 genome contains:
- a CDS encoding amidohydrolase family protein, which encodes MTAGVPESEDRPTFTPGRPVVFRNATILTMENGAVIDGGDLLVVGERIAEVGQGIAAPDDAVEIDATGGILMPGMVDTHRHMWQTALRGLGADWTLTQYFVFYYLTWGKIFRPEDIHAGNVLSAIEAIDSGVTTTLDWSHGLQTVEHGDAAVDALRSVPGRFVLAYGNLLGAPWEWTHSPEFRGFVRRHFDSPDDMLGLQLAFDVTADPAFPEKAAFEAARDLGLRVTTHAGVWGATNDDSIRLMWEHDFMTPDVTYVHAATLTEDSYQRIAATGGTVSVSTESEQSAGQGYPPTWQLRRHGIPVSLSMDTSVWWSADLFSAMRATLSADRSREHHEAHARGETVVHNHLRAEQVAHWATIGGAQALGLDSVTGSLVAGKKADIVLIRNDRSPALYPLLHPYGSLVFQAGRGDVHTVLVNGKVVKHDHELIGVDLDAARAAVGRTVEYARSTMGDEAWQQSLTPELPPTERVPNPYTYTDYDGGSTRHRAQREAPAAAQQPAN